The Anaerolineae bacterium genome contains a region encoding:
- a CDS encoding zf-HC2 domain-containing protein gives MPQEHLSEVMIAAAVEGHLAPWERHRVVRHLAACSRCAAEWAALHTLLQQTRQIAPVPLGHPLEEALGWLSRLAPLPPWAWHAILFALTPLLWLVLVESAMVFHLGILPYTLRAWPAAWLMTTHFLWLQPRLREMIRELWEAGVSVEEVEAFQRRYLAMLQGQGWGSGWLFLGLALGGTVVNWVLVPPDRVWEGVKTAVIGFYALLATAAMYWGWLWGGRLWWGLAQLAQQHSPLKERSVLARARRLAGGWVVVAGASMLWHLVLSFGAPEIRPAVQIWGGLISLVLLSLWGGYAVLEWRLAQRPILQWANWRLVARLALTLALVALTSPLAGRG, from the coding sequence GTGCCCCAGGAGCATCTCTCAGAGGTGATGATTGCCGCAGCGGTGGAGGGCCACTTGGCCCCGTGGGAGCGGCACCGGGTGGTACGACACCTGGCCGCCTGTTCCCGCTGCGCGGCGGAGTGGGCGGCGCTTCATACTCTGTTACAGCAAACCAGACAGATAGCTCCCGTCCCGTTAGGTCATCCGCTGGAGGAAGCCCTGGGCTGGCTAAGCCGGCTTGCCCCCTTGCCTCCCTGGGCTTGGCATGCCATCCTGTTTGCCCTTACCCCCTTGCTCTGGCTCGTCCTGGTGGAGTCGGCGATGGTCTTCCATCTAGGAATCCTGCCCTATACGCTGCGGGCCTGGCCGGCAGCGTGGCTGATGACGACCCACTTCTTGTGGTTACAGCCTCGGCTTCGGGAAATGATCAGAGAGCTGTGGGAGGCAGGAGTGAGTGTCGAGGAGGTGGAGGCCTTTCAACGCCGGTATCTAGCCATGTTACAGGGACAAGGGTGGGGAAGCGGATGGCTCTTCTTGGGGTTAGCCCTGGGAGGGACGGTCGTCAACTGGGTGCTGGTACCCCCAGACAGGGTGTGGGAGGGGGTCAAGACGGCAGTCATCGGCTTTTACGCCTTACTGGCCACGGCGGCAATGTACTGGGGTTGGCTATGGGGTGGGCGGCTGTGGTGGGGGCTTGCGCAGCTCGCCCAGCAACATTCTCCACTGAAGGAGCGATCGGTGCTGGCACGGGCCAGGCGGCTGGCTGGTGGGTGGGTAGTGGTGGCCGGCGCAAGTATGCTCTGGCACCTGGTGTTGAGCTTCGGCGCGCCGGAGATCCGACCGGCAGTACAGATCTGGGGGGGCCTGATCTCGCTGGTGTTGCTCTCGCTGTGGGGCGGGTATGCCGTCCTAGAGTGGCGACTGGCGCAGCGACCAATCCTGCAGTGGGCGAATTGGCGGCTAGTGGCACGCCTGGCGCTGACCCTGGCGTTGGTGGCGTTGACGTCTCCCCTCGCTGGCCGAGGTTAA
- a CDS encoding sigma-70 family RNA polymerase sigma factor encodes MDCELVDRCLRGDEGAWSHLLNLVQRLIGGLAATRWFIPADREELAQEVLVELLRNQCRALRQFSGRSRLITYLGAIVIRVAGRQQRRWGFEVPDPPELPEELSDRIEQQFTMAEMRAVIWQTLSPVEQLILRLDASGYTAEEIASLLSRLFRHPWTATRVRQRKARALQRLRRVIVE; translated from the coding sequence ATGGATTGCGAGCTGGTGGATCGCTGCCTTCGGGGGGATGAGGGAGCCTGGTCTCACCTCCTAAATCTGGTTCAACGGCTGATTGGCGGGTTGGCCGCCACGCGATGGTTTATCCCTGCCGATCGGGAGGAGCTGGCTCAGGAGGTGCTGGTGGAGCTATTACGCAATCAGTGCCGTGCCCTACGCCAGTTTAGCGGCCGCAGCCGTTTGATCACCTATCTAGGAGCCATCGTGATCCGGGTTGCTGGGCGCCAACAGCGGAGATGGGGATTTGAGGTGCCTGATCCCCCTGAGTTGCCTGAGGAGCTTTCTGATAGGATTGAGCAGCAGTTCACGATGGCCGAGATGCGGGCTGTAATTTGGCAAACGCTATCTCCTGTTGAGCAGCTCATTTTGCGTCTGGATGCCAGTGGCTATACTGCAGAGGAGATCGCAAGCTTATTGAGCCGTCTGTTTAGACATCCGTGGACTGCGACAAGGGTGCGACAGCGCAAGGCTCGAGCGCTCCAGCGGTTACGGCGAGTCATAGTCGAATAG
- the xylB gene encoding xylulokinase: MSQPQHILAHDLGTTGDKATLYGPDGQVVARTFYSYETYHPRSNWAEQDPADWWKAVCACTQRLFANASVGPEDVACISFSGQMQACLPVDRQGRPLRRCIIWADQRSVEQAAALEAKLGMAKVYRITGHRITPTLSGAKIMWVRDHEPEVFAQAHKFLHVKDYIVYRLTGCFVTDRSDASGMNLYDLAQGTWSAEILDAAGLDAELLPEIHDSTDVVGEVTREAAAELGLRAGIPVVIGGGDGASATVGAGAVREGLAYNYVGSSSWIALTTSQPLVDPGMKIFNYAHMIPGKFIPCGTMQAAGGSYQWLRRQICTSEALAAEQADVDVYEIMNLKAEQSPPGANHLIFLPYLLGERTPYWNPKARGAFIGLTLKHTREDLIRATLEGITMNLKMILEVFLEAGAEIREMRVIGGGARGRFWRQLMADIYRLPVLRPRLLEEATSLGAAIAGGVGVGLFPDFDVVDRFIEIVDRHEPDPTTEAVYQRLFPVFQAAYTALCPVYEQLHALE; this comes from the coding sequence ATGTCTCAACCCCAACATATCCTCGCTCATGATCTGGGCACCACAGGTGATAAGGCAACCCTTTATGGCCCCGATGGACAAGTTGTAGCCCGCACTTTCTACAGTTATGAGACATACCATCCCCGCAGCAACTGGGCGGAGCAAGACCCCGCTGATTGGTGGAAGGCCGTCTGCGCGTGCACACAGCGGCTTTTCGCCAATGCCTCAGTGGGGCCCGAGGATGTGGCCTGTATCTCGTTTAGCGGACAGATGCAGGCCTGTCTTCCGGTGGATCGGCAGGGGCGACCTCTGCGCCGTTGCATCATCTGGGCTGATCAGCGCTCGGTCGAACAGGCTGCCGCGTTGGAGGCCAAACTGGGGATGGCCAAGGTGTATCGCATCACCGGCCACCGCATCACCCCCACGCTCTCGGGCGCCAAGATCATGTGGGTGCGTGACCACGAGCCAGAAGTATTCGCTCAGGCGCATAAATTCCTGCATGTGAAGGATTATATCGTCTATCGCCTTACCGGCTGTTTTGTAACCGATCGCTCTGATGCGTCGGGGATGAACCTGTATGACCTGGCGCAAGGGACGTGGTCGGCCGAGATCCTGGATGCGGCAGGGTTGGACGCCGAGCTATTGCCGGAGATCCACGATTCCACGGACGTGGTAGGCGAGGTCACCCGTGAGGCGGCTGCTGAGCTGGGGCTGCGCGCAGGCATCCCCGTCGTCATCGGCGGGGGGGATGGAGCCAGTGCTACGGTCGGCGCCGGTGCCGTACGCGAGGGCCTGGCCTACAACTACGTGGGCTCCTCGTCGTGGATCGCCCTCACGACCTCGCAGCCACTGGTGGACCCAGGCATGAAGATCTTTAACTACGCTCATATGATCCCTGGCAAGTTCATTCCTTGTGGTACGATGCAGGCGGCCGGCGGATCGTACCAGTGGCTGCGCCGCCAGATCTGCACTTCAGAGGCGCTGGCAGCTGAGCAGGCGGACGTAGATGTGTACGAGATCATGAACCTCAAGGCGGAGCAGTCACCGCCAGGGGCGAATCACTTGATCTTCCTCCCCTACCTGTTGGGTGAGCGCACGCCTTACTGGAACCCTAAGGCGCGCGGGGCCTTTATCGGGTTAACCCTTAAGCACACGCGCGAAGACCTGATCCGGGCGACGCTGGAAGGGATCACGATGAACCTAAAGATGATCCTGGAGGTATTCCTGGAGGCGGGTGCCGAGATCCGAGAAATGCGCGTCATCGGCGGCGGGGCTAGAGGGCGGTTCTGGCGTCAGCTCATGGCTGATATCTATCGTTTGCCCGTGTTGCGCCCACGTCTGTTGGAAGAAGCGACCTCGCTAGGAGCAGCCATCGCCGGGGGCGTCGGGGTGGGGCTGTTCCCTGATTTCGACGTGGTGGATCGATTCATCGAGATCGTGGATCGCCATGAGCCTGATCCGACAACGGAGGCGGTGTACCAGCGGCTGTTCCCGGTGTTCCAGGCCGCTTATACCGCGCTCTGCCCCGTCTATGAGCAGTTACACGCTTTGGAGTGA
- a CDS encoding carbohydrate ABC transporter permease, which yields MLGRSRRIALSPFVPSPAGMVVSYLILGFWAFIVLFPLYWLVVTSVKLPIHVNDGPVYLPFVDFQPSGHAWRYIFVDLRNDTLRPYMNTVVVGLTSTVLTLALGTAASYALTRFQYRPRLGTIGLFIGCVALAIVAITLGAPWQVTVVSCIAVFLLLAQTIGRRFRRSLSNNDIAFWMISQRILPPVAVVLPIYILYQRLGLLDTRIALITTYVATNLPIVVWLMRDYFQTIPVELEECAAIDGASRYRIFWSIVLPLSTPGLVATFLFVLVFAWNEYLLALFLTSARAQTLPLTVAAQNATRGPQWWYMSVLILIMILPVIAMAIALERYIARGLLVGAIKG from the coding sequence ATGTTGGGCCGTAGTCGTCGTATCGCGTTGTCTCCGTTTGTGCCCTCTCCAGCAGGGATGGTGGTATCTTACCTCATCCTGGGGTTTTGGGCTTTCATCGTGTTGTTTCCGTTGTATTGGCTGGTCGTCACCTCGGTGAAGCTGCCGATCCACGTGAACGATGGCCCAGTATATCTGCCGTTTGTGGATTTTCAGCCCTCAGGTCATGCCTGGCGTTATATCTTCGTAGATCTGCGCAATGACACCCTGCGCCCTTATATGAACACGGTCGTCGTGGGATTGACCAGTACGGTGCTCACGTTGGCACTGGGTACGGCCGCCTCCTATGCGCTGACCCGCTTTCAATATCGGCCACGCCTGGGCACAATCGGGCTGTTCATCGGATGTGTGGCGCTGGCCATTGTGGCGATCACGCTGGGGGCGCCCTGGCAGGTGACGGTGGTCTCCTGCATCGCCGTCTTCCTTTTGCTGGCCCAGACCATCGGCCGGCGCTTCCGCCGTTCGCTGAGCAATAACGACATCGCCTTCTGGATGATCTCACAGCGGATTTTGCCGCCAGTGGCGGTGGTCCTGCCGATTTACATCCTATACCAGCGGCTGGGCCTGCTCGACACCAGGATTGCGCTGATCACCACGTACGTGGCTACCAATCTGCCTATCGTGGTCTGGCTGATGCGCGATTACTTCCAGACCATCCCTGTGGAACTGGAGGAGTGCGCAGCGATTGATGGGGCCTCTCGCTATCGCATCTTCTGGTCTATCGTTTTGCCCCTTTCCACTCCTGGCCTTGTGGCCACTTTCCTCTTCGTGCTGGTGTTCGCCTGGAACGAATACCTGTTGGCCCTCTTTCTCACCAGCGCAAGAGCGCAGACATTGCCGCTGACGGTTGCCGCGCAAAATGCCACGCGCGGGCCGCAATGGTGGTATATGTCCGTATTAATCCTAATCATGATCCTCCCGGTCATCGCGATGGCGATTGCATTGGAAAGATACATTGCCCGCGGCTTGCTGGTGGGAGCTATCAAGGGTTGA
- a CDS encoding sugar ABC transporter permease, giving the protein MAVTKPAPGPAPVEPGLEPTVTVISPMTKLALRLEGLASSAFLLPSVLVILFLSIFPLIVSLYLSLARLQFVKGGFKISFVGLANYRKLFLGSEREHFLGVLSNPSPLGWLIFGASVLGLALALWRYARSENFSPRGFFWRCVAAVITGAGVWLVVHTVSPHGRPGTLVVTLIYVFVGVAIQYLLGLLLALLCVQQIPGRRFFRVVFLLPMMITPVGIAYTFRMLTDMTKGPFAPIWMALGLGAWSWVNDPWGARAAVMIGDIWQWTPFMFIVLLAVLESQPTEPIEAAVVDGATRWQIFWEITLPQILPVSSTLILIRLIEAFKIVDLPNVLTNGGPGTATESLTLHAFMTWRTLDVGGSAAVAYILLLVVTFVAMVAVNLIRRRFVEAL; this is encoded by the coding sequence ATGGCAGTCACAAAGCCTGCTCCAGGTCCGGCCCCGGTTGAGCCGGGCCTGGAGCCGACGGTTACCGTGATCAGCCCGATGACGAAGCTGGCCTTGCGGTTGGAAGGCTTGGCCAGCAGTGCCTTCTTGCTGCCTTCCGTCCTGGTGATCTTGTTCCTCTCCATCTTCCCTCTCATCGTGTCGTTATACCTGTCCTTGGCGCGGCTACAGTTTGTGAAGGGGGGCTTCAAGATCTCCTTCGTCGGGCTGGCCAACTATCGTAAGCTGTTCTTGGGAAGCGAGCGAGAACACTTTCTCGGCGTCTTATCGAACCCATCGCCCCTGGGCTGGCTGATCTTCGGCGCGAGCGTGCTCGGCTTGGCTCTGGCCCTGTGGCGCTACGCTCGCAGTGAGAACTTCTCTCCGCGCGGGTTTTTCTGGCGCTGTGTGGCCGCCGTGATCACCGGGGCTGGCGTTTGGCTGGTGGTGCACACGGTCAGTCCGCATGGCCGCCCGGGCACCTTGGTGGTCACCCTCATTTACGTGTTCGTAGGTGTGGCGATCCAATACTTGTTAGGGCTCTTGCTGGCCTTGCTCTGCGTCCAACAGATCCCCGGCCGGCGCTTCTTCCGAGTGGTCTTCCTGTTGCCGATGATGATCACGCCGGTGGGCATCGCCTACACTTTCCGCATGTTAACCGACATGACCAAAGGGCCCTTTGCCCCGATCTGGATGGCCCTGGGTCTGGGGGCCTGGTCATGGGTGAACGACCCTTGGGGCGCGCGGGCGGCGGTAATGATCGGCGATATCTGGCAGTGGACGCCGTTCATGTTCATCGTGCTCCTGGCCGTGCTGGAGAGCCAGCCCACCGAGCCCATCGAGGCGGCGGTGGTAGATGGCGCAACCCGCTGGCAGATCTTCTGGGAGATCACGTTGCCGCAGATCCTGCCGGTGAGTTCCACGTTGATCCTGATCCGATTGATTGAGGCCTTTAAGATCGTGGATTTGCCGAACGTGCTCACCAACGGTGGCCCGGGGACGGCCACCGAGTCGCTCACCCTTCACGCGTTCATGACTTGGCGCACGTTGGACGTAGGGGGATCGGCAGCAGTGGCCTACATTTTACTGCTCGTCGTCACGTTCGTGGCGATGGTTGCGGTGAACCTGATCCGCCGTCGGTTCGTGGAAGCGCTATGA
- a CDS encoding extracellular solute-binding protein, whose protein sequence is MFRRTHLALLSFFGILLLLVIGCVPPATPVAVAPAETPKAALPFEGIEVNVLTFTGPQIAEPLQRRAPDFQKLTGAKINVVVVPFSDLYQKILTDLATGTNAYQAFVFAPQWMVDYIVPGYLEDLTDRVKADKDLQWEDIAPFFRNFSSTYEGRIYTIPLDGDFQMAYYRKDLLEQEGLKPPETWEDYLNIAKTFHGRDLNGDGTPDYGSCISKKRNAQAYWMVWSVAAGFLQSQGTAQGSFFDLETFKPLVNNEAFAAALDVYNETTKYGPPDELNLDVGDTRGLFTSGRCALSIDWGDIGTLAIDPETSKVIDKVGSVILPGSRKVLDRATGKLVDCDEKTCPYAINGVNHAPYAAFGGWSGAINAAVDPKVKDAAYAFLSYMSQPAQANVDVTIGRTGFNPYRISQFENIDLWVKAGMSEAAAKDYLGAIKASLESPNMVLDLRIPQNQRYQQIVLDKAVSQFLAGEITRDEAMKQIYDGWEEITEELGRESQLAAYKATLGIPKE, encoded by the coding sequence ATGTTTCGGCGTACCCATCTGGCATTGCTGTCCTTCTTCGGTATCCTGCTCCTCTTGGTCATTGGTTGCGTGCCGCCGGCAACTCCGGTCGCGGTGGCGCCAGCGGAAACACCCAAGGCGGCCTTGCCGTTCGAGGGCATCGAGGTAAATGTCCTGACCTTCACCGGCCCACAGATCGCTGAGCCACTGCAGCGGCGAGCCCCCGACTTCCAGAAGCTCACCGGTGCCAAGATCAACGTGGTCGTCGTCCCCTTCAGCGATCTTTATCAAAAGATCCTGACTGATCTGGCGACGGGTACCAACGCGTATCAGGCCTTCGTGTTCGCCCCCCAGTGGATGGTGGACTACATCGTCCCCGGCTATCTGGAGGATCTGACCGATCGGGTGAAGGCGGACAAGGACCTTCAATGGGAGGATATCGCACCCTTCTTCCGCAACTTCAGCTCCACTTACGAGGGCCGCATTTACACCATCCCGCTGGATGGCGACTTCCAGATGGCCTATTACCGCAAGGACTTGCTGGAGCAAGAGGGGCTCAAGCCACCTGAGACGTGGGAGGACTATCTGAACATCGCCAAGACCTTCCACGGCAGAGACCTCAATGGCGATGGCACCCCGGATTATGGCTCGTGCATTTCCAAGAAGCGCAACGCGCAAGCCTACTGGATGGTGTGGTCGGTAGCTGCCGGCTTCTTGCAGAGCCAGGGCACCGCGCAGGGCTCGTTCTTCGATCTTGAAACCTTCAAGCCCCTGGTTAACAACGAGGCCTTTGCGGCGGCGCTGGACGTCTACAACGAGACGACCAAGTACGGCCCACCAGATGAGCTAAACTTGGATGTAGGCGATACGCGCGGCCTCTTCACCTCCGGCCGCTGTGCGCTCTCCATCGACTGGGGCGACATCGGCACCTTGGCGATTGATCCGGAGACTTCTAAGGTGATTGATAAAGTAGGCTCGGTCATCCTACCCGGTTCCCGCAAGGTGCTCGATCGGGCCACTGGCAAGCTGGTGGACTGCGACGAGAAGACCTGCCCCTATGCGATTAACGGCGTGAACCACGCTCCCTATGCTGCCTTTGGCGGCTGGTCTGGCGCCATCAACGCGGCTGTGGATCCCAAGGTCAAGGATGCGGCGTATGCCTTCCTCTCCTACATGTCTCAGCCGGCGCAGGCCAACGTAGACGTGACCATCGGCCGGACGGGCTTCAACCCGTACCGCATCTCGCAGTTTGAGAACATCGACCTGTGGGTAAAGGCCGGCATGAGCGAGGCCGCTGCCAAGGACTACCTGGGGGCGATCAAGGCTAGCCTGGAAAGCCCCAACATGGTGCTGGATCTACGGATCCCACAGAATCAGCGCTACCAGCAGATCGTGTTGGACAAGGCAGTCTCCCAGTTCCTGGCCGGCGAGATCACCCGCGATGAGGCGATGAAGCAGATTTACGACGGCTGGGAGGAGATCACGGAAGAGCTGGGCCGGGAGTCGCAGCTCGCGGCCTATAAGGCGACCCTTGGCATTCCTAAGGAATAG
- a CDS encoding glycosyltransferase produces the protein MTASDVAVVIPSLSGAAEATLASVRAQRIPIAQVEVVIGVRPNGRARNVGISRTTAKMLVLVDDDAVLAQPDTIERLIAPLADPSVGVTGTSKLIPPSSTWFQRWVAREVPRIEHPVVQQPLETNPDPPSYYCEITTTCCALRREVFERAGGFDETLEQGVDTEFFVRVRRLGYRFILVPQAWVWHPAPATLSALLRKQWRYGLGHAQEVRRDPSRARGRALKTPLHALAYVLFRTAILLPNIFLPYSFAAPSWKPGFKPLKALASYVSALGYVYGWYRAP, from the coding sequence ATGACTGCGTCTGACGTGGCCGTTGTGATCCCTTCGTTGAGCGGCGCGGCGGAGGCCACGCTGGCCAGCGTTCGCGCTCAGCGAATCCCCATCGCCCAAGTGGAGGTGGTGATAGGGGTACGGCCTAACGGCCGGGCGCGCAACGTAGGCATCTCCCGCACCACGGCCAAGATGTTGGTGCTGGTTGATGATGACGCCGTGCTCGCTCAGCCCGACACGATCGAGCGGCTGATCGCCCCGCTAGCCGACCCCTCGGTAGGGGTGACCGGCACGAGCAAGCTTATCCCTCCCAGCTCAACCTGGTTTCAACGCTGGGTAGCCCGGGAAGTACCCCGGATCGAGCATCCTGTGGTCCAGCAGCCGCTGGAAACCAATCCCGATCCGCCGTCCTATTATTGCGAGATCACTACGACCTGCTGCGCGCTGCGCCGCGAGGTGTTCGAGCGGGCCGGTGGCTTCGACGAGACGCTAGAGCAAGGGGTGGACACCGAGTTCTTCGTGCGGGTACGCCGGCTGGGATATCGTTTCATCCTGGTTCCCCAAGCGTGGGTATGGCATCCCGCCCCGGCCACGTTGAGCGCGCTCCTGCGTAAACAGTGGCGATATGGACTAGGGCACGCGCAGGAGGTGCGGCGAGATCCCAGCCGGGCGCGCGGCCGGGCACTGAAGACCCCTCTGCACGCGCTCGCCTATGTGCTGTTTCGCACTGCGATCCTGCTCCCTAACATCTTCCTCCCTTATTCATTCGCCGCGCCGAGCTGGAAGCCCGGTTTTAAGCCGCTGAAGGCGCTCGCCTCGTATGTAAGCGCGTTAGGGTACGTGTACGGGTGGTACCGCGCGCCGTAG
- a CDS encoding oligosaccharide flippase family protein: MKQGDVKASPADRSISAESSNLARRFSAGLLWNYSGRVLEYGARFLFFSLIAAALGPREFGIFSFAISVHTIATLIFGLGFENALNNFVPEQSAYPARQAYLLRTLLRWRALILLAAVILLWAEAAWLADRSGVRASAIRWVIPYVVGYNLTNLISYFLVGRLEMTTVTGVRVGIQLLNLGVGGCLLARGARSEPLLGVMGASTLLAALVLLWQARRFLTGPAEPMPMGRVYRFGLTLGLTNGLNYVLGQQADILLLGLLLRDPAEMGFYNLAATLTLIATTGLLLGFEGVSQTALVEAAMRGGQVLRRFYEAMLRVTATLSQPILLFAVLHVPSLIRLYGPEYEPAIPLLTAYLAYGFAMRFMGGGLNTATLYALRREHIPLTFRAIGGVLNIALAVWWIPWWGALGAILATATSGFLMGLLEQAFTMRLSGSAYPIRYALKLLLVMGVAGLLSRPIDRGTPITLAASALLYALLFCAGWWGMRPLSEADRESLSRMSPRLGIWLTRIRL, encoded by the coding sequence ATGAAGCAAGGCGACGTGAAAGCCTCTCCGGCTGATCGGTCTATCAGCGCAGAAAGTAGCAACCTGGCCCGCCGCTTTAGTGCAGGATTGCTTTGGAACTACAGCGGGCGCGTCCTCGAATACGGGGCCCGCTTTCTGTTCTTCAGCCTCATTGCCGCCGCGCTCGGCCCGCGGGAGTTCGGCATCTTCTCCTTCGCCATCAGCGTGCACACTATCGCCACCTTGATCTTCGGGCTGGGCTTCGAGAACGCGCTGAACAATTTCGTCCCGGAGCAGAGCGCCTATCCGGCTCGCCAGGCCTACCTGCTGCGCACCCTGCTGCGCTGGCGCGCGCTGATTCTGCTGGCTGCAGTGATCTTACTGTGGGCCGAGGCTGCCTGGCTGGCCGATCGAAGCGGCGTGCGGGCCAGCGCCATCCGCTGGGTGATCCCATACGTGGTAGGCTATAACCTGACGAACCTGATCAGCTATTTCCTGGTGGGCCGGCTGGAGATGACCACCGTCACCGGTGTCCGCGTGGGGATCCAGTTGCTCAACCTGGGCGTCGGGGGGTGCCTTTTGGCCCGCGGCGCGCGAAGCGAGCCTCTGCTGGGGGTCATGGGGGCCAGCACGCTGCTCGCAGCGCTAGTGCTGCTCTGGCAGGCGCGACGCTTTCTGACAGGCCCGGCTGAACCCATGCCGATGGGCCGGGTATACCGTTTCGGCCTGACCCTGGGCCTTACCAACGGCCTCAACTATGTGCTGGGCCAACAAGCCGACATCCTGTTACTGGGTTTGTTGTTGCGGGATCCGGCCGAGATGGGCTTCTACAACTTGGCTGCCACCTTGACCTTGATCGCCACCACCGGACTGCTGTTGGGGTTCGAAGGGGTGAGCCAGACAGCGCTGGTTGAGGCGGCAATGCGGGGAGGCCAGGTGTTGCGTCGCTTTTACGAGGCCATGCTGCGCGTGACGGCTACCCTGAGCCAGCCGATCCTGCTATTCGCCGTGCTCCACGTCCCCAGCCTCATCCGGTTGTACGGGCCGGAATACGAGCCGGCCATCCCGTTGTTGACCGCCTACCTGGCCTACGGCTTTGCTATGCGATTCATGGGTGGCGGGCTAAACACGGCCACCCTTTACGCCCTGCGTCGAGAGCACATCCCCTTGACGTTTCGGGCCATCGGCGGAGTGCTCAACATCGCGCTGGCCGTGTGGTGGATCCCCTGGTGGGGAGCGCTGGGGGCCATCCTGGCGACGGCGACCAGCGGCTTTTTGATGGGCCTGCTGGAACAGGCCTTTACCATGCGCTTGAGCGGCAGCGCGTACCCCATCCGTTACGCCCTGAAGCTATTGCTGGTCATGGGCGTAGCCGGGCTACTGAGCAGGCCTATAGACCGAGGGACGCCGATCACCCTGGCGGCCAGCGCGCTCCTCTACGCCTTGTTGTTCTGCGCTGGCTGGTGGGGGATGCGCCCGCTCTCCGAGGCTGATCGGGAAAGCCTGAGCCGGATGAGCCCACGGCTAGGGATCTGGCTGACGAGGATACGCCTATGA
- a CDS encoding glycosyltransferase family 4 protein — MRIACLSRIVMAHGVHGGMEHHLHILASELVRRGHEVEIFTTAHPQGLSYEEINGVQCHYLNAPSSRYTRAWWRESLQAWQRANAQAAFDLVWSQSAGGEAIARIPRRERPPLVTILHGTFISEVQTRWQNLFSLRNLALIGLMYGRYLRWQAHVKEADVLIAVSHIVARQLQAYYRSLPCPIVILNGVDVIQFARKPDLSFVVRGRLGLSPSAKMLISVGRLQVEKGLHLLLQALARLRRPGVHLLIVGQGRDEARLRRLAQRYRLASQVHFTGFVPHEELPAYLNAADIFVMPTLCVEGLPMVILEAMACGLPIVASDIGGIPTAVDHGRNGLLFPPGDVDQLAGHIGRLLDEPGLACALGEAARAKAVEQFSLERMVRDTEAVFLRVVHEARRRESLSG, encoded by the coding sequence ATGAGAATCGCCTGCCTATCTCGCATTGTGATGGCCCATGGCGTCCACGGTGGTATGGAACATCACCTTCACATCCTCGCTAGCGAGCTAGTGCGTCGTGGGCACGAGGTAGAAATCTTCACCACGGCTCATCCTCAAGGGCTGTCATATGAGGAAATCAACGGAGTCCAGTGCCACTACCTGAACGCCCCATCGAGCAGATATACCCGCGCTTGGTGGCGCGAAAGCCTGCAAGCATGGCAGCGAGCCAATGCCCAAGCTGCTTTCGATCTCGTCTGGAGCCAGAGCGCGGGCGGAGAGGCTATCGCGAGAATCCCAAGGCGAGAGCGGCCTCCACTGGTCACCATCTTGCACGGCACGTTTATCAGCGAGGTTCAGACTCGTTGGCAAAACCTATTCTCACTTCGAAATCTGGCTCTGATTGGGCTGATGTATGGGCGGTATTTGCGCTGGCAAGCTCACGTGAAAGAGGCCGACGTGTTGATCGCCGTGAGCCACATTGTAGCGCGTCAGCTCCAAGCCTACTATCGAAGCTTGCCATGCCCCATTGTGATCCTAAACGGCGTAGATGTGATACAATTCGCCAGGAAGCCCGACTTGTCCTTCGTCGTTCGGGGACGCTTGGGTTTATCCCCCTCGGCAAAGATGCTCATCAGCGTAGGGCGATTGCAAGTAGAAAAAGGCCTACATCTGCTCCTGCAGGCCCTCGCACGATTACGCCGTCCCGGTGTGCACCTGCTCATCGTCGGCCAGGGAAGAGATGAGGCGAGGTTACGCCGCCTGGCTCAGCGATACAGGTTAGCCAGCCAAGTGCATTTCACCGGCTTCGTACCCCATGAGGAACTGCCGGCCTACTTAAACGCAGCCGACATCTTCGTGATGCCTACTTTATGTGTTGAAGGCCTCCCGATGGTGATCTTGGAGGCGATGGCCTGCGGGCTGCCCATCGTCGCCAGTGATATCGGGGGCATCCCCACGGCCGTGGATCACGGGCGGAATGGGCTGCTGTTCCCACCCGGCGACGTGGATCAGCTCGCTGGCCACATCGGCAGGCTGCTGGACGAGCCTGGGTTGGCCTGCGCCTTGGGCGAGGCCGCCCGCGCTAAAGCCGTCGAGCAATTCAGCTTGGAGCGGATGGTCAGGGATACCGAGGCGGTCTTCCTTCGAGTCGTCCATGAAGCAAGGCGACGTGAAAGCCTCTCCGGCTGA